Proteins encoded by one window of Electrophorus electricus isolate fEleEle1 chromosome 17, fEleEle1.pri, whole genome shotgun sequence:
- the LOC113584378 gene encoding dual specificity protein phosphatase 26: MAFMSRFSRSRSNSRSPSRRDSEKGSPVLTVAELERLLYTGKTACNHADEVWPRLYIGDQEIASDRRELTRLGISHILNCAQSKWRGGAEYYAGMNITYHGIEAHDSPSFDMSVNFYPAAEFIHKALSMGGTVLVHCAVGVSRSATLVLAYLMIRQNMTLVEAIKTVKDHRGVIPNRGFLRQLSGLDSILRASRNAA; this comes from the exons ATGGCGTTTATGTCTAGATTTTCACGGTCCCGAAGCAACTCCAGATCTCCGAGTAGAAGGGATTCAGAAAAGGGGTCACCTGTATTAACTGTTGCCGAACTTGAGCGCCTCCTGTACACGGGAAAGACGGCCTGTAATCATGCAGACGAGGTGTGGCCAAGACTTTACATCGGAGACCA AGAGATTGCCTCCGATCGGCGAGAGCTGACGCGGCTCGGGATCTCGCACATCCTTAACTGTGCCCAGAGCAAGTGGCGTGGCGGAGCAGAGTACTACGCCGGCATGAACATCACTTATCACGGCATCGAGGCCCACGACTCACCTTCCTTCGACATGAGCGTCAACTTCTACCCTGCAGCAGAATTCATTCACAAGGCGCTCAGCATGGGCG GAACAGTGCTCGTCCACTGTGCGGTGGGGGTGAGTCGCTCAGCAACGCTGGTGCTGGCCTACCTTATGATTCGGCAGAACATGACTTTAGTGGAGGCCATCAAGACTGTCAAAGACCACCGTGGCGTCATCCCCAACCGGGGATTCCTCCGACAGCTCAGCGGTCTGGACAGCATTCTCCGTGCCAGTCGGAACGCAGCGTGA